The Streptomyces sp. NBC_01689 genome includes a window with the following:
- a CDS encoding GlsB/YeaQ/YmgE family stress response membrane protein, giving the protein MEISGILSAIIIGIIIGVLGRLVVPGRQHIGILWTIVVGIVAAFIGAGIASAFGVADTKGPDWIEWFIQIAVAAVGVAALDRVKVRR; this is encoded by the coding sequence ATGGAGATCTCAGGCATCCTCAGTGCCATCATCATCGGCATCATCATCGGTGTACTCGGCCGGCTCGTCGTCCCGGGACGCCAGCACATCGGCATCCTGTGGACCATCGTCGTCGGTATCGTCGCCGCGTTCATCGGCGCGGGAATCGCCTCGGCGTTCGGCGTCGCCGACACCAAGGGCCCCGACTGGATCGAGTGGTTCATCCAGATCGCCGTCGCGGCGGTGGGCGTCGCGGCCCTCGACCGGGTGAAGGTGCGCCGCTGA
- a CDS encoding hydrolase, translating into MLGFRTSRHRLASALAVFGLVAAGATVQASTPAAAATPHRVLFDNGHAETAGSADWIVSTSQPDPLGQDSTPSSETDWTGALSSWGVALQRTGEYSLKTLPSGSALTYGGSAATDLSHFDELVLPEPNTLFTTAEKTAIMTFVKNGGGLFMISDHTGADRNNDGYDAVEIFNDLMTGNSVDSTDPFGFSIDTLDVGAGYPAAISDSTNPVLHGSFGTVTKSLIADGTTATLKPSDNSAVKGLVYRSGYSGNTGAFFATSTFGSGRVAFWGDSSPIDDGTGQSGNTLYDGWNDTGATNAALALNATAWLAGTGGSGGGGGGGGTCTAAQLLANPGFESGSSSWTASSGVITNSSGEAARTGSYKAWMDGYGSAHTDTLAQTVTVPSGCAATLNFYLHVDTAETTTSTAYDTLKAQVLNSSGTVLSTLATYSNLNAASGYTLRSLNLSAYAGQTVTVKFTGTEGSTLQTSFVLDDMALDVS; encoded by the coding sequence ATGCTTGGATTCAGAACGTCCCGCCACAGACTCGCCTCGGCGCTGGCCGTGTTCGGACTGGTCGCCGCAGGCGCGACCGTCCAGGCGTCCACGCCGGCCGCCGCGGCGACCCCGCACCGCGTCCTGTTCGACAACGGTCACGCCGAGACCGCGGGCAGCGCCGACTGGATCGTCTCCACGAGCCAGCCCGACCCGTTGGGCCAGGACTCCACACCGTCGTCCGAGACGGACTGGACCGGCGCGCTCTCCTCCTGGGGCGTCGCCCTGCAGAGGACCGGCGAATACAGCCTCAAGACACTGCCCTCGGGTTCCGCCCTCACCTACGGGGGTTCCGCCGCGACCGATCTGTCGCACTTCGACGAACTGGTCCTGCCCGAGCCCAACACGCTCTTCACCACCGCCGAGAAGACCGCCATCATGACGTTCGTGAAGAACGGCGGCGGCCTCTTCATGATCTCCGACCACACCGGTGCCGACCGCAACAACGACGGCTACGACGCGGTAGAGATCTTCAACGACCTGATGACCGGCAACAGCGTCGACTCGACCGACCCGTTCGGGTTCTCGATCGACACGCTGGACGTCGGCGCCGGATACCCGGCGGCCATCAGTGACAGCACGAACCCGGTCCTGCACGGCTCGTTCGGAACCGTCACGAAGAGCCTGATCGCGGACGGCACCACCGCCACCCTCAAACCGTCCGACAACTCCGCCGTCAAGGGGCTCGTCTACCGCAGCGGTTACTCCGGAAACACCGGCGCGTTCTTCGCCACCAGCACCTTCGGCAGCGGCAGAGTCGCGTTCTGGGGCGACAGTTCACCGATCGACGACGGCACCGGCCAGTCCGGCAACACCCTCTACGACGGCTGGAACGACACCGGTGCCACCAACGCCGCCCTCGCCCTGAACGCCACGGCGTGGCTCGCCGGCACCGGCGGCAGCGGCGGCGGGGGAGGAGGCGGCGGCACCTGCACGGCGGCCCAACTGCTCGCCAACCCGGGCTTCGAGTCGGGCAGCAGCTCCTGGACCGCCAGCAGCGGTGTGATCACCAACAGCAGCGGCGAGGCGGCCCGCACCGGCTCCTACAAGGCCTGGATGGACGGCTACGGCTCCGCCCACACCGACACGCTCGCCCAGACGGTCACCGTACCGTCCGGCTGCGCGGCCACGTTGAACTTCTATCTCCACGTGGACACCGCCGAGACGACCACCAGCACCGCGTACGACACCCTCAAGGCGCAGGTCCTCAACAGCTCCGGCACGGTCCTGTCGACCCTCGCCACGTACTCGAACCTGAACGCCGCGTCGGGCTACACGCTGCGCAGCCTCAACCTGTCCGCGTACGCGGGCCAGACCGTCACGGTCAAGTTCACCGGCACCGAGGGGTCGACGCTGCAGACGTCGTTCGTCCTCGACGACATGGCGCTCGACGTGAGCTGA
- a CDS encoding ROK family transcriptional regulator, producing MPARDANEQPEQPWNRRRLRSTNERLLLDRMRTGGPASRAQLARETGLSKPTVSSALAALEEAGLVHEVGTHAPERGRVAVLYAPDPAAGHALGIDIGRGWLRVALADLDGSVVARADVRNRARSSGAMADLVVATARQVVAGSGLGTDEVAHAVVGTPGVYNERERRVRYAMHLPGWGRAGLFDRMREMLGFPLEVHNDANLAALGEYTYGVGAGSRLFAYIMIGTGLGMGVVSEGRLFTGAHGGAGEIGFLPWPGRQKPETLEDAVSGVAVVEAARHFGMTGQLTAKAVFDAAREEHPAAVRAVRLEGERIAHTVAAAAAVLDPDLVVLGGGVGHSIDLLLRPVRETLRTLTPLRPKIVPSRLGEDAVLLGAVATALGTARDVVFDRRSGS from the coding sequence ATGCCCGCCCGCGACGCCAACGAGCAGCCCGAACAGCCCTGGAACCGCCGACGGCTGCGCAGCACCAACGAGCGACTGCTCCTCGACCGGATGCGTACCGGCGGTCCGGCGTCACGAGCCCAACTCGCCCGCGAGACGGGGCTGTCGAAGCCGACGGTCTCCAGCGCGCTCGCCGCGCTGGAGGAGGCCGGACTCGTCCACGAGGTCGGCACGCACGCTCCGGAACGCGGCCGGGTGGCGGTCCTCTACGCCCCGGACCCCGCGGCCGGGCACGCGCTCGGCATCGACATCGGCCGCGGCTGGCTACGGGTGGCGCTCGCCGATCTGGACGGCTCCGTGGTCGCTCGCGCCGACGTCCGCAACCGGGCCCGCAGTTCGGGGGCGATGGCCGACCTGGTGGTCGCCACCGCCCGCCAGGTCGTCGCCGGCTCGGGTCTCGGCACCGACGAGGTGGCCCACGCCGTGGTGGGCACACCGGGCGTGTACAACGAGCGGGAGCGCCGGGTGCGGTACGCCATGCATCTCCCGGGCTGGGGCCGGGCGGGCCTGTTCGACCGGATGCGGGAGATGCTGGGCTTCCCGCTGGAGGTGCACAACGACGCCAATCTCGCGGCGCTCGGCGAGTACACGTACGGCGTCGGCGCGGGCAGCCGGCTGTTCGCGTACATCATGATCGGCACCGGGCTGGGCATGGGCGTGGTCAGCGAAGGGCGGCTGTTCACCGGGGCGCACGGCGGGGCCGGGGAGATCGGGTTCCTGCCCTGGCCGGGCCGGCAGAAGCCGGAGACGCTGGAGGACGCGGTGTCGGGTGTGGCCGTCGTCGAGGCGGCGCGGCACTTCGGCATGACCGGACAGCTCACCGCGAAGGCCGTGTTCGACGCGGCGCGCGAGGAACATCCCGCCGCCGTGCGGGCCGTGCGCCTGGAGGGTGAGCGGATCGCGCACACGGTGGCGGCAGCGGCGGCGGTGCTCGACCCCGATCTCGTGGTGCTCGGCGGCGGGGTGGGGCACAGCATCGACCTCCTGCTGCGGCCCGTGCGCGAGACGCTGCGGACGCTCACGCCGCTGCGGCCGAAGATCGTACCGAGCCGGCTCGGGGAGGACGCGGTGCTGCTCGGCGCGGTGGCCACGGCGCTGGGGACGGCGCGTGACGTGGTGTTCGACCGGCGGTCGGGCTCCTGA
- a CDS encoding APC family permease, with protein sequence MSGSPPPTGGFVRRVGLFQATAINMSQMCGIGPFVTIPLMVAAFGGPQAIMGFVAGAVLALADGLIWAELGAAMPGSGGSYVYLRQAFQYRSGRLMPFLFVWTAMLFIPLIMSTGVVGFVQYLGYLAPDMGRTTGDLIGLGVIVLVVALLWRGVEHIARITAVMWAVMITSVLLVIVAAATDFSAHLAFTYPAHAFQLTSSHFWVGFAAGLTIGIYDYLGYNTTAYMGAEIKDPGRTLPRSIIFSILGIMAIYLLLQIGTLGVVDWHRMSDPGDIASTSVASAVLEETWGKGAADTVTVLILITAFASVFTGLLGGSRVPYDAARERVFFRPYAKLHPRHRFPMLGLATMGVITAIGFLIGRHTDLATLIQLLTTVMVIVQALAQIVALSVLRRRQPGLRRPYRMWLYPVPSLVALIGWLTIYGYADKNSPGRHPIEWSLAWLALGCVAFVVWARLEKVWPFGPKEVSEEYLTGPAPDVEPAAT encoded by the coding sequence ATGTCCGGCAGTCCGCCACCCACCGGCGGTTTCGTCCGCCGCGTCGGCCTGTTCCAGGCCACCGCCATCAACATGAGCCAGATGTGCGGGATCGGTCCGTTCGTGACGATCCCGCTGATGGTCGCCGCGTTCGGCGGTCCCCAGGCGATCATGGGATTCGTCGCGGGCGCGGTGCTGGCCCTCGCGGACGGCCTGATCTGGGCCGAACTCGGCGCCGCCATGCCGGGTTCCGGCGGCAGCTACGTGTATCTCCGCCAGGCCTTCCAGTACCGCTCGGGACGCCTGATGCCGTTCCTGTTCGTCTGGACGGCCATGCTCTTCATCCCGCTGATCATGTCCACCGGCGTGGTCGGCTTCGTCCAGTACCTCGGATACCTGGCCCCCGACATGGGCCGGACCACCGGCGACCTGATCGGCCTCGGTGTCATCGTCCTGGTCGTGGCGCTCCTGTGGCGCGGGGTCGAGCACATCGCGCGCATCACCGCCGTCATGTGGGCCGTCATGATCACCTCGGTGCTCCTGGTGATCGTCGCCGCGGCCACCGACTTCAGCGCCCACCTGGCCTTCACCTACCCGGCCCACGCCTTCCAGCTGACCAGCAGCCACTTCTGGGTCGGATTCGCCGCCGGCCTGACCATCGGCATCTACGACTACCTCGGTTACAACACCACCGCGTACATGGGCGCCGAGATCAAGGACCCCGGCCGCACCCTGCCCCGTTCCATCATCTTCTCCATCCTCGGCATCATGGCCATCTACCTCCTCCTCCAGATCGGCACGCTCGGCGTCGTCGACTGGCACCGGATGAGCGATCCCGGAGACATCGCGTCGACCTCCGTGGCCTCGGCCGTCCTGGAGGAGACCTGGGGCAAGGGCGCCGCCGACACGGTCACCGTCCTCATCCTCATCACCGCGTTCGCCTCGGTCTTCACCGGACTGCTGGGCGGCTCGCGGGTCCCCTACGACGCCGCCCGCGAACGCGTCTTCTTCCGCCCCTACGCCAAACTGCACCCCAGGCACCGCTTCCCGATGCTGGGCCTCGCGACCATGGGCGTCATCACCGCGATCGGCTTCCTGATCGGGCGCCACACCGACCTGGCGACCCTGATCCAGCTCCTCACCACGGTCATGGTGATCGTCCAGGCGCTCGCCCAGATCGTCGCGCTGTCCGTGCTCCGCCGACGTCAGCCGGGGCTGCGGCGCCCGTACCGGATGTGGCTGTATCCGGTGCCCAGTCTCGTCGCGCTGATCGGCTGGCTCACCATCTACGGCTACGCGGACAAGAACTCTCCGGGCCGGCACCCCATCGAATGGTCACTGGCCTGGCTCGCGCTCGGCTGCGTCGCCTTCGTGGTCTGGGCACGGCTGGAGAAGGTGTGGCCCTTCGGACCGAAGGAGGTCTCGGAGGAGTACCTGACCGGGCCGGCACCGGACGTGGAGCCGGCCGCCACCTGA
- a CDS encoding aminoglycoside phosphotransferase family protein, producing the protein MTRTVSAWVSAGDDMLGAIGPFPVDIPWWSEAAPVVDRLEKLLGVPVLVLRLLAVDGGEGGRDGHVTYHVEALGRPASGVLERRSAGPGPLDGEEVLRSSWARSAGLRELLDWAEETLVAAGRPMTGPVEQRRTWNLSGLFRLPTARGPVWLKATPRFAADETAVIAAFARVDPGMVPVVLGAGERRVLMEHIPGVDCWQPSEETLGAAMRRIVTAQAALADLGPTRVRDGSSPRARTDRPDRPDRPDRPDRPDRRDGTDSADGMNPPNGTALPRPGDGPPPSGAGDRRPAPSGVADRRAARLVDAVHALLDGPAGKELSGQELAAARELTRRWEALADCGLPDTLVHGDFHPGNWRSDGGPPVVVDFADAHWGHPVLDGLRVHHFLHGPARATAARAWVEAWKACRPASDPARALVLAEPLAQLAYAVRYQEFLDGIETSERVYHEGDPVDAIRAALRSARSPSPYLASAGIPPGTR; encoded by the coding sequence GTGACGAGAACGGTGAGCGCGTGGGTGAGCGCGGGTGACGACATGCTCGGGGCCATCGGCCCGTTCCCGGTGGACATCCCCTGGTGGTCCGAGGCGGCGCCGGTCGTCGACCGGCTGGAGAAGCTGCTCGGCGTGCCCGTCCTGGTGCTGCGCCTGCTCGCCGTCGACGGCGGTGAGGGCGGACGGGACGGCCATGTGACCTATCACGTCGAGGCGTTGGGCCGTCCGGCGTCCGGTGTCCTGGAGCGCCGGTCCGCCGGTCCGGGCCCGCTCGACGGCGAAGAGGTCCTCCGGTCGTCGTGGGCGCGGTCGGCCGGGCTGCGCGAGCTGCTCGACTGGGCCGAGGAGACGCTGGTCGCGGCGGGCCGGCCGATGACCGGTCCGGTGGAGCAGCGTCGTACGTGGAACCTGTCCGGTCTCTTCCGGCTGCCCACCGCGCGGGGCCCGGTCTGGCTCAAGGCGACCCCGCGCTTCGCCGCCGACGAGACGGCCGTCATCGCCGCGTTCGCGCGGGTGGACCCCGGAATGGTGCCGGTGGTGCTGGGTGCGGGCGAGCGGCGCGTCCTGATGGAGCACATCCCCGGCGTGGACTGCTGGCAGCCGTCCGAGGAGACGCTCGGGGCGGCCATGCGACGCATCGTGACCGCGCAGGCGGCGCTCGCGGACCTGGGCCCCACCCGGGTCCGGGACGGCTCGTCGCCGCGGGCCCGGACGGACCGCCCGGACCGCCCGGACCGCCCGGACCGCCCGGACCGCCCGGACCGCCGAGACGGTACAGACAGCGCGGACGGCATGAACCCACCGAACGGCACGGCTCTCCCGCGTCCCGGGGACGGGCCTCCGCCCTCCGGCGCCGGGGACCGGCGACCGGCTCCGTCCGGCGTCGCGGACCGGCGTGCAGCGCGGCTGGTCGACGCGGTGCACGCCCTGCTCGACGGACCGGCCGGGAAGGAGCTGTCCGGGCAGGAGCTGGCCGCGGCACGGGAGTTGACGCGACGCTGGGAGGCGCTCGCCGACTGCGGTCTGCCCGACACGCTGGTGCACGGAGACTTCCACCCGGGCAACTGGCGCAGCGACGGCGGGCCGCCGGTCGTCGTGGACTTCGCCGACGCGCACTGGGGTCATCCCGTACTGGACGGTCTGCGGGTGCACCACTTCCTCCACGGGCCGGCCCGCGCGACCGCCGCCCGCGCCTGGGTGGAGGCCTGGAAGGCGTGTCGGCCCGCGAGCGACCCGGCGCGCGCCCTGGTCCTCGCCGAACCCCTCGCCCAACTCGCGTACGCCGTCCGGTACCAGGAGTTCCTGGACGGCATCGAGACGTCCGAGCGGGTCTACCACGAGGGTGACCCGGTGGACGCGATCCGCGCGGCGCTGCGGTCCGCCCGGAGCCCGAGCCCGTACCTGGCGTCCGCCGGCATTCCCCCTGGGACGAGGTGA
- a CDS encoding Hsp70 family protein produces the protein MGADGPKVVAAVDFGTHGTGFAWAVRTPQNDDPRTRRVQFFTRFPGGRLDYPKNLTAILLSAAGETVAWGHRAHGAWADALANGRADGLGYAYAFKTAWKSGGSMSDMPTVGGFVDLGDRGRVRELTTAYLREIRELAMAEIGAMKYAEREVRWCITVPAIWDDEGRAVMRRAAVDAGFPDDPERLLLAIEPEAAALYCYLRMTDTDPGPHTRPGADAAPTGPARLPLHLDGFRFVVIDCGGGTVDITAYESESGAGPSIALREIGLATGGHLGSEYVNQAFRDTTLGERFGPAVLKRIERDHPAELLRMSRQWEHAKRTVEVERDATSVAHVLDPVRIEVPAVVWALLEEPVRARLTADAGGLPRQLVLPPDEVEALLDETVDGILDKVTEQLATVARTADAGSGPETLLLVGGFARSEWLRERMRARFGGRHRILVPPDPALAVLEGAVHFAYRPDVFVSRQARYTYGFETAKPFEEGVDSAMRMYRDDEGDVLCVGRFGIAVRRMDGVRVKDAYPFRIVPVREDQHQLDVDLYRTVRPDPRYVDEDGCEEIGRLTVDLSGTVGRPLRERAVMLLFYFGASELRVEVFDPATEETSRVSVDFDRM, from the coding sequence ATGGGTGCGGACGGTCCCAAAGTGGTGGCGGCGGTCGACTTCGGCACCCATGGCACCGGCTTCGCCTGGGCGGTGCGGACACCGCAGAACGACGATCCGCGCACCAGGCGGGTGCAGTTCTTCACGCGGTTCCCCGGCGGACGGCTGGACTACCCGAAGAACCTGACCGCGATCCTGCTGTCCGCGGCGGGCGAGACGGTCGCCTGGGGCCACCGTGCCCACGGCGCGTGGGCGGACGCTCTCGCCAACGGGCGGGCGGACGGCCTCGGTTACGCCTACGCCTTCAAGACGGCCTGGAAGAGCGGCGGCTCGATGTCGGACATGCCGACGGTGGGCGGCTTCGTCGACCTCGGCGACCGGGGCCGGGTGCGGGAGCTGACCACCGCCTACCTCAGGGAGATCCGCGAGCTGGCGATGGCGGAGATCGGGGCGATGAAGTACGCGGAACGGGAGGTCCGTTGGTGCATCACGGTCCCCGCCATCTGGGACGACGAGGGCAGGGCCGTGATGCGGCGGGCGGCCGTCGACGCCGGCTTCCCCGACGATCCGGAGCGTCTGCTGCTGGCCATCGAGCCCGAGGCCGCCGCGCTGTACTGCTACCTGCGGATGACGGACACGGACCCCGGCCCGCACACCCGCCCCGGCGCGGACGCGGCTCCGACCGGACCCGCCCGGCTGCCCCTGCATCTCGACGGCTTCCGTTTCGTGGTGATCGACTGCGGCGGCGGCACCGTCGACATCACGGCCTACGAGTCGGAGAGCGGTGCCGGTCCGTCGATCGCGCTGCGCGAGATCGGCCTCGCCACCGGCGGCCATCTGGGTTCCGAGTACGTCAACCAGGCGTTCCGGGACACGACCCTGGGCGAGCGCTTCGGGCCCGCGGTCCTCAAACGCATCGAACGCGACCACCCGGCCGAGCTGTTGAGGATGTCCCGGCAGTGGGAGCACGCCAAGCGCACGGTGGAGGTGGAGCGGGACGCCACCTCGGTCGCTCATGTACTCGATCCGGTCCGCATCGAGGTGCCGGCCGTCGTGTGGGCCCTCCTCGAAGAGCCGGTGCGGGCGCGGCTGACCGCGGACGCCGGCGGACTGCCCCGCCAGCTCGTCCTCCCGCCCGACGAGGTGGAGGCACTGCTCGACGAGACGGTGGACGGCATCCTGGACAAGGTCACCGAGCAGCTGGCGACCGTCGCGCGGACCGCCGACGCGGGCTCCGGGCCCGAGACCCTGCTCCTGGTCGGCGGTTTCGCCCGCTCCGAGTGGCTGCGGGAGCGGATGCGCGCCCGCTTCGGCGGGCGGCACCGCATCCTGGTCCCGCCGGACCCGGCCCTCGCCGTCCTGGAGGGCGCCGTCCACTTCGCCTACCGGCCCGACGTGTTCGTCTCCCGGCAGGCCCGGTACACCTACGGGTTCGAGACGGCCAAACCCTTCGAGGAGGGTGTCGACTCGGCGATGCGCATGTACCGGGACGACGAGGGCGACGTGCTGTGCGTCGGCCGGTTCGGTATCGCCGTGCGCCGTATGGACGGCGTGCGGGTGAAGGACGCCTACCCCTTCCGCATCGTGCCGGTCCGGGAGGACCAGCACCAGTTGGACGTGGACCTGTACCGCACGGTCCGGCCCGATCCCCGGTACGTCGACGAGGACGGCTGCGAGGAGATCGGCCGGCTGACCGTGGACCTGAGCGGCACCGTCGGCAGGCCGCTGCGCGAACGCGCCGTGATGCTGCTGTTCTACTTCGGCGCCAGTGAACTCCGGGTCGAGGTGTTCGACCCTGCCACCGAGGAGACCAGCCGGGTCTCCGTCGACTTCGACCGGATGTAG
- a CDS encoding helix-turn-helix domain-containing protein, translated as MTIEENAFGAELRRRRTAAGKSLGRLAEEVHCSRSFLSRIETGQRRVTRELAQLCDERLDARGALLALVPDPSFERISKTVAAGPLERAGKLVNPAPGQGGSAVARRRDEFDRLLRRGDLSHATGDMREAERLYRAAYANAEGDPSAQAEAVIRMARRWSDPGQVDHELLQRIRESLAALAQDGGAEAAGLRLRLNAHLAKKLSMAVSEDTAAGRAGPEQGARLARGTLRRLAVDGKDDEVRCEVLTECRWGLYDFVPTAESLALAERLRDAAAGHDSAYFRGEALMALALDQLRAGKVYSALATANQYRKHAADTRSTLAVWQQRTLDALLDLWHGRFEQAAGWIFGESLTFVERLSADLAVPADNLQQTRLGQAYWLLREQGRMADLFGSGLADTVERHGYFPVWRAGLALALCETGQYAEGADRLVGFAHETADFTRFPPSGWAVPTLVLLAEVSAALDARGGFESQLREVVPGLRDRLAAHDGEEIALAGWPTVLVGPVARARGLLALAAGEPDAALAAFDLAAEPVRSSQPQLARLRVARARALRRTGRPGAAARASGLLREALRVAEAYGMTALADECATLLDSTADA; from the coding sequence ATGACGATCGAAGAGAACGCGTTCGGCGCGGAACTGCGCCGGCGTCGGACGGCGGCCGGGAAGTCGCTCGGCCGGCTGGCCGAGGAGGTGCACTGCAGCCGAAGCTTCCTCAGCCGGATCGAGACGGGCCAGCGGCGCGTGACACGCGAACTCGCCCAGCTCTGCGACGAACGGCTGGACGCCAGGGGCGCGCTGCTGGCCCTGGTTCCCGACCCCTCCTTCGAGCGCATCTCGAAGACGGTCGCCGCCGGTCCGCTGGAACGGGCCGGAAAACTGGTGAACCCCGCTCCCGGACAGGGCGGTTCGGCCGTGGCCCGGCGGCGGGACGAGTTCGACCGCCTGCTCAGACGCGGTGACCTCAGCCACGCCACCGGGGACATGCGGGAGGCGGAGCGTCTCTACCGGGCGGCGTACGCGAACGCGGAAGGCGACCCGTCGGCCCAGGCGGAGGCCGTGATCAGGATGGCCCGCCGCTGGTCGGACCCCGGCCAGGTCGACCACGAACTGCTGCAGCGGATCAGGGAGAGCCTCGCCGCGCTGGCACAGGACGGGGGAGCCGAGGCCGCCGGACTGCGTCTGCGGCTCAACGCGCACCTGGCGAAGAAGCTGTCGATGGCGGTCAGTGAGGACACCGCGGCGGGCCGGGCGGGGCCCGAGCAGGGCGCCCGCCTGGCCCGCGGCACACTGCGCCGGCTGGCCGTGGACGGCAAGGACGACGAGGTGCGCTGCGAGGTCCTCACCGAATGCCGGTGGGGCCTCTACGACTTCGTCCCCACCGCCGAATCCCTGGCGCTCGCCGAACGGCTGCGCGACGCGGCGGCCGGGCACGACTCGGCGTACTTCCGCGGTGAGGCACTGATGGCCCTGGCCCTCGACCAGTTGCGTGCCGGCAAGGTCTACAGCGCGCTGGCCACGGCGAACCAGTACCGCAAGCACGCGGCGGACACCCGCAGCACCCTCGCCGTCTGGCAGCAGCGGACCCTGGACGCCCTGCTCGACCTGTGGCACGGCCGGTTCGAGCAGGCGGCGGGCTGGATCTTCGGTGAGTCGCTGACGTTCGTCGAGCGATTATCCGCCGACCTGGCCGTCCCCGCGGACAACCTCCAGCAGACCCGTCTGGGACAGGCCTACTGGCTGCTGAGGGAACAGGGGCGGATGGCCGACCTGTTCGGCTCAGGTCTGGCCGACACCGTCGAACGGCACGGCTACTTCCCGGTCTGGCGGGCCGGACTGGCCCTGGCCCTGTGCGAGACGGGCCAGTACGCCGAAGGGGCCGACCGGCTCGTGGGGTTCGCCCACGAGACCGCCGACTTCACCCGGTTCCCGCCCTCGGGGTGGGCGGTGCCCACGCTGGTCCTGCTCGCCGAGGTGAGCGCCGCACTGGACGCGCGGGGCGGGTTCGAGAGCCAACTGCGCGAGGTCGTACCGGGACTGCGCGACCGCCTCGCCGCCCATGACGGGGAGGAGATCGCCCTCGCGGGCTGGCCCACCGTGCTGGTCGGCCCGGTCGCCCGGGCCCGTGGCCTGCTCGCGCTGGCCGCGGGGGAGCCGGACGCCGCGCTCGCCGCGTTCGACCTGGCCGCGGAGCCGGTCCGCTCCTCGCAGCCCCAACTGGCCCGTCTGCGGGTGGCCCGTGCCCGCGCGCTGCGCAGGACCGGCCGCCCCGGCGCCGCCGCCCGCGCCTCCGGGCTCCTGCGGGAGGCGCTGCGCGTGGCGGAGGCCTACGGGATGACGGCGCTCGCGGATGAGTGCGCGACCCTGCTCGACTCCACGGCCGACGCCTGA
- a CDS encoding SAM-dependent methyltransferase → MPDNGWPADRIDTESAHSARIYDYILGGKDFYPADQEAGDAMAREWPALPIHMKANRDWMNRAVAYLAEEAGVRQFLDVGTGIPTSPNLHEIAQSVAPDSRVVYVDNDPIVLTLSQGLLSSTPEGRTAYVEADMLDPATILSAPELRDTLDLTRPVALTVIAIVHFVLDEADAVGIVRRLLEPLPSGSYLAMSIGTAEFAPQEVGRVAREYAARNMPMRLRTHAEAEEFFEGLELVEPGIVQVHKWHPDGTETEPIRDEDIAMYGAVARKP, encoded by the coding sequence TTGCCCGACAACGGATGGCCGGCCGACCGTATCGACACCGAGAGCGCGCACTCCGCGCGCATCTACGACTACATCCTGGGCGGCAAGGACTTCTACCCCGCCGACCAGGAGGCGGGCGACGCCATGGCGCGGGAGTGGCCCGCGCTGCCGATCCACATGAAGGCCAACCGCGACTGGATGAACCGCGCGGTGGCCTACCTCGCCGAGGAGGCGGGGGTACGCCAGTTCCTGGACGTCGGCACCGGCATCCCCACCTCACCCAATCTCCATGAGATCGCCCAGTCGGTGGCCCCGGACTCGCGGGTCGTCTACGTCGACAACGATCCCATCGTGCTGACCCTCTCGCAGGGGCTGCTGTCCAGCACCCCCGAGGGCAGGACGGCCTACGTCGAGGCCGACATGCTGGACCCGGCGACGATCCTGAGCGCCCCGGAGCTGCGGGACACGCTCGACCTCACCCGGCCCGTGGCCCTCACCGTGATAGCGATCGTCCACTTCGTGCTGGACGAGGCCGACGCGGTCGGCATCGTCCGCCGGCTGCTGGAGCCGCTGCCCTCGGGAAGCTATCTGGCGATGTCCATCGGAACCGCCGAGTTCGCGCCCCAGGAGGTGGGCCGCGTCGCCCGTGAGTACGCGGCGCGCAACATGCCGATGCGGCTGCGGACCCACGCGGAGGCGGAGGAGTTCTTCGAAGGTCTCGAACTCGTCGAGCCCGGCATCGTCCAGGTCCACAAGTGGCACCCGGACGGCACGGAGACCGAGCCGATCCGCGACGAGGACATCGCGATGTACGGGGCGGTGGCCCGCAAACCCTGA
- a CDS encoding DUF397 domain-containing protein, protein MGSPRTGDPSIRNGMPSRDLGAQGWHKPWSDDAGGACIEVKKLLDGRIALRQSTDPDGPALVFTPHEMTSFLTGVKAGAADFLL, encoded by the coding sequence ATGGGGAGTCCTCGCACGGGTGATCCGTCGATACGCAATGGCATGCCCTCCCGCGATCTCGGCGCGCAGGGCTGGCACAAGCCGTGGAGCGACGACGCGGGCGGCGCCTGCATCGAGGTGAAGAAGCTGCTCGACGGGCGGATCGCGCTGCGCCAGTCCACCGATCCCGACGGGCCCGCGCTGGTCTTCACCCCCCACGAGATGACGAGCTTCCTGACCGGCGTCAAGGCGGGGGCGGCCGACTTCCTTCTCTGA